The segment ACTTTCTTGCTAAGAATCAGTAATAATTCCACATCATAGTCATTTGCCTCCTAGTTTCCCTTTTACTAAAAGTAATATGAGAAGCACTATATGGTATCTCATAGAAATACATCACTTTGCACTAGCATAGACATATTGAGCCTATTTTCCTCTATCTCCATCACCACTAGCCTCCTTTCCAAACCAACCAACTACAGGAAAGAGGGCTTTTGAAAATTCATAACTATCATTTTCTATTCTGCCCAAGGAATGAAATTCACAAATCCCTAAGAAAACTTGCAAGGCTCTGTATCTAGCTTTCTCCTGAATCCACCATTTGTATAGTACACTAAAATCCCCTCACTCTGGTTTTAATTCAGAGCATTCAATTTCACTGAATTTTTGCATTCACAATTATCCCAGTCTGATACAGTCTTAACTACTAAGGAAGACAATGTACTTAATTCATTAGATTTCTGCCTACCTGTTAGTTctctgaggattttttttaaaactcatacCAGTATATTGTGACCTCAAAATACCATTCAACAAagtcctgtgatttttttccacttTCCAGACCTGTAAAAATTAATTTCCTGTGTGGCAGTCTAATATCTGACTATTCTCTAGGTTTCAACTTCCATTCAGGATAACACATTTTATTTAGCACCACGTTCAAATCAAACATCATGTCTAATACACAGTAGCCTCTAAATATTTGCTGAAATGATGAACAAGATTGTAAAGCCTCCATGGAGATATCCCCAAGTAATATTTCTCGAAGATTGCTGAGGTCATTAAAAGGTGATAGATTCATTCTACTCTGTTTTTTAACAATAAAGAATATGTCTAGAGGAGATGAGAGAAAATAGTGGTGTCCACCACTACAGAGTAGTAAACAACCTGGATTAATTGAAGCATCCATCCATAAATAATTTTAAGGGacaaataaaacatctaaacTTTGGTGATCAAGAAACAATATAATGCTATATCTGCTATTCAGTACAACCATACATCAAGATTTAACTATTTCCAATATTAATCTAAactattatttcttccttttattatgTTATATCTTGATATATCCTCTCTTggaatttaaaaaaggaaaaaacttaCTGTAGCTAAGCATTCCTCAATCATAACTTCTTCCTATCCaagcttccttttgttttttagctACTTATACTTTGATATGAAAATTACCTAACTTGGTTATGAGTGAATGTTCACTTTTTGTCCAATATTATTATTTGTTTCACCATCCATAATCAAAGTTTATCTTAATCACATaagaaatatattataatttgtcATTGTTCTAGGTACAAAAAATGAGTTTTATATGAAATAGTAAAGTAGCTAAGACTCAGCACTGAATTTTTAATCATAGAAGtcagaaatttttctttttaatgcccAAAGTGGGAGAAGGAAATCAAAGAGCCCACCctcagtagatagacagggccacAAGAAGCGGGACTgggttaccaacccacagtcaaaaatttctgacccagaattgttcctgtttaaaagaactacagggacaaaaatgaagaagagactaaATGAAAAGTAGCCCAAGTTGGGATTCATCTTATGGGGAGTGACAGAGCACGttaggcctgacactattactgatgctatgatgtgcttacagacaggagcctagcatggctgaccTCTTAGAGGCCCTATGAACAGCTGACCAAGACTGGTTCAGATACTTACATTCAACCATTGGATTGAAGATTCCTATTGGACTGATCATTCCTtatgattgaattagggaaaggactaaCCAAAAGCCAGGGCAAATCCACAGGATGAGTAGCAGTCTTAACTAACTTGGATCCATGGgaatcccagagactgagccacatgcatcaggcagcatacatgaaTTAGGTCAAGGTCtagacacatatatagcagatgacTGCCTGGTTTGTCCTTAATGGGAGAATATtcacctaatccttgagagacatGAAGCCACAGGGAAAGGGAATGCCTGGTAGTGGGGAGGGGAaataccctctcagaggcaagggggaaaTGGAATAGAATGAAGAACTATGGGAAGGATGACCAGCAGTGGGGAGTGAAGGCAAAGGccggaatgtaaataaataaaataaggaaaaaatattatctttatttttgattATGTAATCATATAGGTTGTATTGAAAGAGGGGATGGCAGTAAATAGACAGTatacatggaagtcagaagatctCCATGAATCTACAGATTTGGAGTctaatatggatgctgggaactgaattcaagtCCTCTTCACAATCAGGATATAATCTCAGCCTTCTCTATTTATTCTCCTGTAagccttctccacatcctcaataGAAATGCATTTGTGTGAGAAAATGATACAAAACCTTTATTGCTCAAAATCATAGAGCTAATAAAGTTCTGAAAGCCAAACttacattttctgtttcaatATATCAGTGCAATTTTGAGAGCAAAGTCATATATTAAGAGGacaaagcggggttggggatttggctcagcggtagagcgcttgcctagcaaccgcaaggccctgggttcggtccccagctccgaaaaaagaaaaaaaaataaaagaggacaAGGCAAAGGCCTAATAGATAGAAACTTCTGGACTGATGAAGCTTAAATTGAACTTTCTTGAGAAGTCGTAATTCTTTTGAAAGCTTTCTTCAGAGCTTCCTTCACTTCCTTGTTCCTCAGGCTATAGATCATGGGGTTCAGCATAGGGATAACCACTGTATAGAATACAGACACAATCTTGTCCTCCCAGAGGGATTTTCCAATGTTACCTTTCAAGTACATGAATATTAGTGTTCCAAAAAAAAGAGCCACTACAATCATGTGAGATGCACAAGTAGAGAAGGTCTTGGCTTTGGCGCCTGCTGTACGAATCTTCCGAATAGCCCAGATAATGAATAGGTAAGATACAAGAATCACTGAAACACTAGTTATGATGaccaaaaaagcaaaaaggaagaTCACCTGTTCCCGTAACTTGGTCTCACTACAGGCAAGATTCAGCAAGGGTGGGAGgtcacaaaaaaagaaatcaacttGGTTAGATTtacagaaggaaatggaaaatgtaCACCCAGATCGGACCACACCATTTACCATTGCACCAGAGTATGCTAAAGCAACCAGCCCCAGGCGAGTCTGTGGTGTCATGGCCATGGCATAAAGGAGAGGGTTGCATATAGCCACATAACGATCATAGGCCATTACAGCCAAAAGGAAACACTCAGTACTACCATAAAAGGTGAAAAAGAAGAACTGGGTGACACAACGCTCATAAGTGAAGACCACCTCATTATTCCCCAAGGTCTCCAGGAGCTGGGGCACAATAACAGATGAATAGCAAATGTCTAGAAAAGACAAATggctgaggaagaagtacataggTGTGTGGAGCTGAGGATCACTCTGAATTAGCATGATCATGCCCAGGTTTCCAACAATGGTGATGAGATAAAAGGACAAAAACATGAAGAAGAGACCCAACCGTAGCTCTGCCTGAAGCTGGAACCCCATCAGAATAAATTCTGTCAACCTGGTGCCATTGTCTGCCATAAAGCCAAGGTCACCTGGGGAAATAAAATAAGAGTAATAAGATATTTCTGGAGATTAGCATGACTACAATCTGCTTGGGTCTCAGTAATGAGCTTTATTTGCAAAACACTTTTCAACTTTCACAAGCTTGATTTTACTTGAATTAAAAATCCTATATAGCACAAAATGTCATGTTAATCCCATTTTTGAATAAAGAATGACAAAGAAATAAAGTGATTTAGCCACCACGCAAGGCCTCTTAATTAGGAAACTGGCAAATTCAGATCTAGTGCTATGTTTCTCAGGGACTTCCAAACCTCTGCATGTCCACTAGTGGGGCTCACTTCATGTGCAGCCAGAAGAAAGTTGCACATAAGAAATATtagaataatatatttaaaatcttCTCAGAATTTGACCAAGTCCATTCATCTTTCTGGACCTTGTGCTTCTTGTTTACTAAGATGTCAACATCACAGTCAAAATAGCAAAGAAAAGCATCAAATAATAGGAGGTGCCAACTTAGACATCTCTCATCACCAAATGTAAACCCCATGCTGATAATAGGTTGCATCTTGAGTTGTTGAACAAAAAGACCAAATGACAATTCAGATTATCCCAAGgaaatttatttctttcctctaaTTGACATTACAATCCTATTGTTGAAGATAATACCTACACAACCGATTGAACACAGAGAAGTCTAGCTGGTACCATCCTAAAAGCTTAATTCCAGCTGACCAGTGCTCATGACATAGGAAAGAACTCTGCATGCTATCAGAGAAGAAGTTAAACACCAACTCAGCTAAAGACACTTTGATCTACAATAGTGACTTGCCTATAATATGCATTGGCACAAAAACAAAAGTTCGGAGAGTAATCAACCACTACGTGATTGGATATAAGACTGACTCCATGAAAATTTATCCATACGTGACATTTCTCAGGTGATCAAAAACCTAAGATTAGATAGGCTATGGATATCAGGGAAACCAAATACTAGGACAAGTAAAACACCATTTACTTGTCCTCTCAGAATAAGGGAAATAAAAGGTAAATTTTAGAAAGATCTCATGTAGGTTtagataaataataaagtaaaacttTGATGATTAGCAGAAGACAACTTATTGATGGGATAATGGTGTCAGATGGTTCATCCCCAAATATGGAATAACTGTTAATATGaaagtttcatttccttctcatATTCTTAGGGCATAGTCTTATGTTTATCTTCTAATATTCAATAACTCTCTTTGTTCTCAGGAGTTTGTAAAGGTCCAAAGAGGTGCCTCAGCTGTTACAAGCTTGCACTGAtcttgcagaagaccccagtTCAGTGCCAAGCACACTTGACAAGTGGCTCAAAacttcatgaaagttcatcttcaagATTCCCAACAATTTTTTGTATATTATTGGAGGAAATCcctacaaatatacacacagatacatatttaaattaaatatttacattttataaagtctgtataaccaaaggaaaaataatttattcttgGAGCTTGATTGTCCAGCCAACTCTCCTCCTGATGTTACCAGACCTAAAGTACCAGGACCATTCAGTTTAGATCCTTCCCCACCAACATTGATCTGACCATATATGAAAATGACCATACCTTCTGGTTTTGATCTGCACTTGGAGCTAaccctatgcatcctatcagatcaccatggaataaggctggtctttaaaacaataaaaatgacagaaagcccacatatacatggaagttgaacagtactctactcaatgataacttggtcaaggaagaaataaagaaagaaattaaagactttttagaattgaattaaaatgaaagcacaacatacccaatcttatgggacacaatgaaggcattgttaagaggaaaactcatagatctgagtgcctccaaaaagaaactggagagagcaagcaatagcagcttgacagcacacctgaaagctctagaaaaaaaagcaaatacactgaAGAAGACTAGacgacaggaaataatcaaactcaggcctgaaatcaaccaagtagaaacaaaaagaattatacaaagaattaacaaaaccaataGCTGattctttttttgagaaaatcaacagggtaGACAGACTGTTAAGTAAACTGAGGGCACAGAGCAGTTATCTAAATTAAaatatcagaaattaaaagggagacttTACTGAAATGGAAGAAATTCAAATATCATTAGATCCTACTGCAAGTGCCTATAATCAACAGAACTGGAAGATCTAGATgacatggacaattttctagacaggtatcagttaccaaagttaaatcaggatctgaAAAACCATCTAAAGAGTGCCatcactcctaaagaaatagaagcagtcactaaacgtctcctaaccaaaaaaggTCCAGGAACAGATgtgcttagtgcagaattctatcagaccttcataggtcTGATACTTAGTACCAATACAGTCCAAaccattctacaaaatagaaacagaaggaacactacccaattagTTCTATGAAgttacaattacacttatacctaaacaacaagaagacccaacaaggaaagagaacttcaacccaatttcctttatgaatatggatgccagaatactcaataagattcttgcaaacccaatccaagaacacatcagaacaatcatccatcttgatcaagtagtcttcaagccaggactgcagagatggtacagtatatgaaaatccatcaatgtaatccactatataaacagaaacaaagaaaaaagtacatgatcttctcattagatgctgtgaaaccatttgacaaaatccaagcctccttcatgataaaactcttggaaagattaggaattcacagcccatacctgaacatagttaaagcaatatacagaaaaccagtagtcaacatcaaactaaatgaagagaatcttgaaagatctgtatgacaagaacttcaagtttctttagaaagaaattgaaaatttcagaaaatggcaagatctcccatgctcatagattggcaggcttaatatagtaaaaatggacattttggtgaaagcaatctacagattcaatgcaatcgccatcaaaatcccaagtcaattcatCAAAGAGTTtgaaagaggaatttgcaaactcatttggaaaagcaaaaaaaaaaaaaaaaaaaaaaaaaacaggagagccAAAGCTATccgcaacaataaaagaactgctgggggaatcaccgtcTCTTACCTCcagctgtgttacagagcaaaagtgattaaaaactgtatggtattagtacagagacaggcaggtatatcaatggaataaaatcaaagaccaagaaatgaacccacacacctatggtcacttgatctatgacaaaggagctaaaaccaggCAGGGGAgcaaaagagagcattttcaacaaatggtgctggttcaactggtgaaaatcatgtagaagaatgcaaatagatctactCATATGGCCTTTTACAAatatcaagtccaagtggatcttggccttccacataaaaccagatacactgaaactaatagaagataaagtaggGAGGaccctcaaatacatgggcacaggggaatgtttcctgaacagaacaccaatgacttatgctctaagatcaagaatctacaaatgaacctcataaaattgcaaagcttctgtgagtcTAAAGACACTGTAAATAGGataaaatgaaaaccaacagattgggaaaaggtctttaccaatcctacatctgatagaggcctaatatctaatatatacaaagaattcaaaaattTAGACTCtggaaaatcaaataacccttttaaaaattgagtacagagctgaacaaaggattctcaattgaggaatatcaaatagccaTGAAGTaattaaagaattgttcaacatccttagtcatcagggaaatgcaaatacaaacaaccctgagattctacctcacaccagtaagaatgactaagataaaaacctcaggtgacagcagatgcttgtgaggatgtggagaaagagtaacagtcctccattgttaatggaattttaagctggtacaaccactctggaaatcattctggtggttcatcagaaaattgaacagggtactacctgaggacacaagtataccactcctgggcacatacctgAAAAATGCTCCaccatataataaagacacatcctccactatgttaatataagccttatttctaataggcAGAAGGTGGAAATGTTGAAggtcccagatgtccttcaacagagggatggatacagaaattatcATCGTGTCCATTTTGAAATACCTAAGCAACATTTGTAAAAGTACTTCAATATTTCTCAATGGCTGCTGAATGTAAGAGGATCTGTAAAATATAAATACTACCACCTTGCCATGAATATACTGTCTGAATTCATAAACTGGTCCAAAATGATTTTTGTGTCTAGATGAAATAGCCAGTTAGCTTCTAATAGCTAAGGgtatagaaaacaaacaataattcCATAAAATTTCTATGTAGGAGAAAGAGCCAGGGCTGTGTGGGGACACAgtaaaaataagcaagcaagcaaacaaagaaacaaacaacaaaaactctaTTCTTGAAATTGGTTGCTAATAGTAATCAAACAGAACACTGTCCTATTTTTAAATCCCACATATAAAATTACTTATTTGAAGAGAGACAACAGAAGAAACTTATCCATAATGCCATTTGACCCTCCACACTCCATTACACAGAACAAGGTCACACACTTTCCATCCATGGTGCCCTTACTCAACTGTTCACCAAGTGAAGAAACATTTCACTTCTGGGCCTCAAGCAGCAGACATCTGTAACTAGGCTCTTCTTCCAAGAACATCACTCATGTTTTACAAAGGCTCACAGCCTCGTGAGAGCAGGTGTACATGTATGCAGTTCCATGTGGAAGTCactcttcttcaatattttcttcagtcatttttcACTTTATTGATGGAGGCAGGGTCACTCACTAAACTCAGAGCTCACAAATTCATCTGCACAGCTAATTCCTTTACCTGTGGATCCTACCTCTGCTTCACAGCTTCTAGGATTGCCACTGGCCACCATGCTTTTCCACCTTTAGCTCCAGTCCTCACATTTGTACAATAAGTTATTTATCA is part of the Rattus norvegicus strain BN/NHsdMcwi chromosome 1, GRCr8, whole genome shotgun sequence genome and harbors:
- the Or9i16 gene encoding olfactory receptor Olr380, whose translation is MADNGTRLTEFILMGFQLQAELRLGLFFMFLSFYLITIVGNLGMIMLIQSDPQLHTPMYFFLSHLSFLDICYSSVIVPQLLETLGNNEVVFTYERCVTQFFFFTFYGSTECFLLAVMAYDRYVAICNPLLYAMAMTPQTRLGLVALAYSGAMVNGVVRSGCTFSISFCKSNQVDFFFCDLPPLLNLACSETKLREQVIFLFAFLVIITSVSVILVSYLFIIWAIRKIRTAGAKAKTFSTCASHMIVVALFFGTLIFMYLKGNIGKSLWEDKIVSVFYTVVIPMLNPMIYSLRNKEVKEALKKAFKRITTSQESSI